In Rissa tridactyla isolate bRisTri1 chromosome 8, bRisTri1.patW.cur.20221130, whole genome shotgun sequence, one genomic interval encodes:
- the CRIP1 gene encoding cysteine-rich protein 1 — translation MPKCPRCQKEVYFAEKVTSLGKDWHRPCLRCEKCNKTLTSGGHAEHDGKPYCNHPCYAALFGPKGFGRGGAESHTFK, via the exons ATGCCCAAGTGCCCCCGCTGCCAGAAGGAGGTCTACTTCG CCGAGAAGGTGACTTCTCTGGGGAAGGACTGGCACCGGCCTTGCTTGAGATGCGAGAAGTGTAACAAGACCCTGACATCTGGAGGCCATGCAGAG cacgATGGCAAGCCGTACTGCAACCACCCCTGCTATGCCGCCTTGTTCGGGCCCAAAG GGTTCGGCCGGGGAGGAGCCGAGAGCCACACGTTCAAGTAA